In Chitinophagaceae bacterium C216, the genomic stretch AGTCCCACTGCAATAAACACTTGCCAAAAACCTTTACCCAATGCAAGCGTAATCGCAAATACTAGTAACAGCGTAGGAATACTCCAAATGACATTAATGAACCACATGATTACTTCATCCACCCAGCCACGATAAAAACCGGCTAGCGAACCCAATACCAGCCCAATGCTGATTGAAATGAGTACCGTAATCATACCCACACTCAAACTTACACGCGTGCCTACAATAAGTCTGCTTAAAATATCCCTTCCATAACTATCGGTACCCAGCCAATAAGTATGTGTAACCACGGGGCGTACAGCCAGTGCCGCTTTGGCGTAGCTTATTCGTTCACTTACATCTTCATCTATATACCTAAATGCAATAACGCTATCTTTCGTTTCGGAAAAACTATTGATAGGAATATAATCGTATACATCGGGCTTACCATACACCAATCTTTTGAAAAAACTCACCTGTTGGGGCTTTTCTTTTCTAACCAACAGAAAAGGTTTCTCAAATCCGGGCTTTTGTCCGCCTATTTCCAAAATAATTCTGTTAGCATACGGAGATGCATCCGGTGCTATGAAATAGCAGAAAACTGCAACGATTACGGAAATAATGATAACAATCAGCCCCCCGAGAGCTCCTTTGTTTTTTTTAAGCCTTCGCCATGTGGGACTATTGAAAAAACTCCTCATTATGCCAAATGTATTTCAAATTGCCGTTCGCTGTGCATCCATCTTTAAAAAATATCACCTCACCTTTCGTCCTTTCCATTCGTATTTTCCAAAACTTCCTAAAAAACCAGCAATAATTGTATATGCGATATGGAGGGGTTGAAAAATGAAAAAGGATCTCATCAAATTTTCATGACCGAAAAATTTACTTACGGCTGTCACAAAAGGAAACTCCACTGCAGTTTTCAATATCCATAAAACAATCAGCACATACAAATAAAAAGGATTGAAAAAGGAAGCACACAGCAGTATCAGAAAAGACAAGTTAAACAAGTAAACTAATACTAGTACTACAATAATTCTTTTGTCATCATAGTTTTTCGTCTTACTGGCCCATCGTATACGCTGATTAAAGAATGCTTTCCATGTGGGGGCCGTCTCGGTTTCCACTATAGCACGCTCTGATTTCAGATAATGAACCCCATCGGGATACTGCTTCCATACTTTATGCATCAGCAACATATCGTCTCCCGATGCAATATTATCGATACCCCTAAAACCATTCACTTCATAAAACACCTGTCGTTTATACGCGAGATTGGCTCCATTGCACATGTTATGCTTACGTGCTGATACGGATGCGGCCGTAATGCCCTGAAGGGTCAAGAAATCAAGGGTTTGAAAAGTATGTAGTATTTTATTCTGTTCGGAGGCAAAGGGAAAAAAAGTTACAGGCGCAGCAATAAATACAGGATTTTTTTCGACGATGAAGGATGCAAATGTTTGTAGCCACTGGAGTGGCACCTTACAATCGGCATCGGTACATACAATCCATTCATTGTTGGCCCCTGCAATTCCGGTTTCTATGGCTTTCTTTTTATAAGAATTGATGCCATCGTCCTGTAATTGAATAAGTCTAACATGTTCGAAACTGCGAACGATTTCAGCTGTTTTGTCGGTCGAATGGTCATCTACCACAATTACCTCAAAAAACTCTCGGGGGTATGTCTGCCGATTTAGGCTTTCGAGTAATCGCCCTATGTTCTTTTCTTCATTTCTCGCCGGAATAATCACCGAAAAGCGAACACCCTGAGCTGCATTTGCTGGTACAAAATCCTTCACTTTACGCCATACACGATTGTAATAAAATATTACAACAGCATAAAACACAAATAACAACCATATAATGCCTACCCAGTATATCATCTCTACAAAACTAAAGGTATACGGTAATAATTCGACATCCTAACACATTTCAAAGAAGGCAGATTCTTAAGCAAAATCAATAAATCAAGTTTCGCTTTTTGCTGTAAGGAAATGTTATTAACTTTAATTAGTTGCTAAAACAACTATATGCCAAACAACCAATTTAAGAAAAGTGAGCTATACAGCTTCATAACAGGTGTTGCCAGCACAGCCATTGCCCGACGATTGCAAAAGAAGTTTAATAATGCTGGCGTAAATGTTACTATAGAACAATGGAGCGTACTGTATCACTTATGGAAAGAAGATGGCATAAGTCAGCAAGAGCTTTGTAAGGCTACTTTTCGAGACAAGCCGAGCATGACACGACTGGTAGACAATTTGGAGAAAGCAGGACTAGTGAAGCGCATTACAGCTGCTACGGACAGGCGTAAAAACCTGATTGTACTTACCGAAAAAGCAAAAAACCTGCAGGACATCTGTTACAAGCTTGCCGCTGAAACAGTAGATGAAGCACTAGAAGGAGTCAGTGCCGCCCATATTGAAGTGTGTAAAGTGGTATTGAAACAGGTATACGAAAACCTGAAGTAGCTTCTGATCTATATTTCATGCATATTGTTCATCACAATAAAAAAACTTCATCATGAGTACCACTACAGAAAACACTGCCCCTATAAAAGGAGCTGAATGGCTCATCACAACATCTCAGCCAGCTGCCACCTATACCTGTGAAGACTTTAATGAAGAAGAACTGATGATTCGCGACATGTGTACTCAGTTTCTAGAAACGGAGATATTGACCAGACTGGATGAAATTGATAGTATGAAAGAAGGCCTGATGGCCTCTTTGGTGCAAAAGGCTGGCGAACAGGGACTGCTAGCAGCCTCTTTCCCTGAAGAATACGGCGGGCTAGGAAAAGATTTTGTCACTTCGACCATTATTAACGAGTATCTAGGTGCAGGACATTCTTTCTCCGTTGCCATTGCAGCACATACAGGAATTGGCACATTACCCATTCTTTACTTTGGAAACGAAGAGCAAAAGCAAAAATATCTTCCTAAGTTACTTACGGGCGAATGGGCCGGTGCATACGGTTTGACAGAGCCTAATGCGGGCAGTGATGCCCTCAGCTCCAAAACCGTTGCAAAACTGAGTGAGGACGGTAAATATTATATTCTCAACGGACAGAAGTGCTGGATTACCAATGGAGGTTTTGCACAAGTATATACTGTATTTGCAAAGATTGACGGCGATAAATTCACCGGCTTTATTGTAGAACGCGATACGGAGGGTTTTACTCAAGGCTCCGAAGAACAAAAAATGGGCATTAAAGGCTCTTCCACTGTGCAATTATATTTCCAAGATGCGAAAGTACCTGTGGAAAACGTATTGGGTGAAATTGGCAAAGGCCATAAAATTGCTTTCAATATTCTTAATATCGGCAGACTCAAATTATGTGCAGCGGCTTTAGGTGGCGCCAAAAAAGCGTTTCAAACCAGCGTAGCATATGCCAAAACCCGCGAACAGTTTAAACAGCCCATTGCCAACTTTGGTGCTATCCAACATAAAATCGCCGAAATGGCTATTCGCATCTTTGCGGCCGAATCGGCCCTTTATCGTACCGCTAAATGGATTGACAATCTGGAAAAACAACTTCTTGCCGAAGGTAAACCGTTTAACGAAGCCTTACTAGGTGCTGCGGAAGAATATGCCATAGAATGCGCTATCCTGAAGGTATACGGTAGTGAATTGCTGGACTTCGTAGTTGACGAAGGCGTGCAAATCCATGGCGGTAATGGATTTAGTGCCGAATACAACATCTCTCGCGCTTATCGAGACAGCCGTATTAACCGAATTTATGAAGGCACCAATGAAATCAATCGTCTACTTATTCTGGACATGACGTTGAAGCGTGCCATGAAAGGACGCTTGAATTTAATGGGTCCAGCCATGCAAGTGCAGAGCGAACTCATGAGTATTCCCGATTTCGGCGCAGAGGATGAAGGCCTTTTTGCCGCCGAACAAAAGTTAATCGCCAATTTCAAAAAAGCCATACTGATGGTGGCCGGCGCCGCAGTGCAAAAGCTGATGATGCAAATCGAAAACGAACAGGAAATACTGATGAACATAGCCGATATGGCTATTGAAACCTTCCATGCCGAGAGCGTACTGTTACGCGTAATGAAGATAGTAGAAGCAAAAGGTGAAGCCCATGCATCGGTTTATATCGACATTATGCGTACATTTTTATATGATGCGGCCGATAAACTCAATAAAAAAGGAAAAGACGCCATCAATGCTTTTGCCGAAGGCGACGAACAACGCATGATTTTAATGGGTCTCAAACGCTTCACCAAAGCTGATCCGGTAAATACAAAAGATGCGCGTAGAAGAATTGCCCATGCAATGATTGAAGCAGAAAAATATTTCCTGTAAGCTATTCCTCCGGATAAGCATTACCTCTATGACAGGAGTTGCAACTCACCTTGTTTAAATACGCAGGGTGCATCTTCGGGTCATAATTAAAATAAGTTTTATTGATATCAATGGTCAGGCGTATCATACGGCGCGCCTCTTCCTTCACAGGATGATCATCCGAAGCGAAATTCCAAATCGTATCACCGTTTTGGATTTCATGTACATGGCAAAAGTCACAGGTCACCCCTAGGCCTTTATTATAGGTTTGCATTAGGCTGTCCAATCGCTCATCGCTGATATCGGCGGGTAATACTTTCAGATTCCGTTCTCTAGAACTGTTTACGAACCCCAATGCAATGAAACCGCATATGAGCAGGATGGCCATAGGTAGTTTATGCTTCCTCATACGGCAAAATACTCAAAAAGTCATACAAATGTCAATATAAGAAACAATACTTTTTTTAGTCGTACCTTTGCACGCGATTTAATTAAGATGTCAGAAGTTTTAGCACCTACATTAACAGCCAAGGATTTTGCTACCGACCAGGAAGTACGCTGGTGCCCTGGCTGTGGAGACTATTCCATTTTAGCTCAAGTACAAAGAATTATGCCGAATCTCGGCATACCAAAGGAGAATATTGTATTTATTTCAGGAATCGGTTGTAGCAGCCGTTTTCCTTACTATATGAATACATATGGTATGCACTCGATTCACGGGCGTGCTACGGCCATTGCTACAGGCTTGAAAGCGTCGCGCCCCGAACTGAGCGTGTGGATTGTAAGCGGTGACGGCGACGGATTGAGCATCGGTGGTAACCATACTATTCACCTGCTGCGCCGCAACCTAGATGTAAATCTGTTGATATTCAACAATCAGATATATGGATTGACTAAAGGGCAATACTCCCCCACCTCTGAGGAGCATAAAATTACCAAATCAACGCCGTTTGGAAGTATTGACCATCCCTTTAATCCTGCAGCACTAGCACTGGGAGCAAACGCTACGTTTGTGGCTCGCAGCATGGATCGCGACCCCAAGCACCTCCAAGCGATGCTGATACGTTCTCATCAGCACAAAGGAGCCTCTTTCCTTGAAATCTATCAAAACTGCAACATCTTTAACGACGGAGCATTCGAAATCTTCACCGAAAAATCAACTAAGGCCGATGAAACCTTATTCCTAGAACATGGCCAGCCCTTGATTTTCGGTGCCGAAAGAAACAAAGGTATTCGCTTGGACGGACTTAAACCCGTAGTAGTCACCTTGGGAGAAAATTACAGTGCCGATGATTTGTGGATTCATGATGAGCAAGACCTTTACAAAGCACAAATCCTCACGCGTATTTTTGATGATCCGCACGTGGATGGGCATTTACCCAGACCCTTTGGGGTATTTTATGCTGTAGACAGACCTTGCTATGAAGAAATGATGGCCCTGCAGATTGAAGATGCCATTGCCCGCAAAGCTCCGGACTTAAATGCACTGTTGCGTGGCAAGGAAACCTGGGAAGTGGCATAAAGTTAGCTGTTATAGTTAACAGGACTAAGACCATTTATCCTCTATCCTTTTAACATTGGCAAATTTTGCGATATGTTGTTACGCATTCATCCACAAAATCCCCAGGACCGTCTGATACAACAGGTAGTTGATGTGCTGAAAAGAGGAGGCATCATTGTATATCCTACAGATACTATCTACGGATTGGGCTGTGATATTTATCAGGTGAAAGCCGTTCAAGAAATCTGCCGCATCAAACATATCGACCCTAAAAAAGCACAGCTATCATTTGTGTGTAGTGATCTGAGTCATCTCAGCGATTTTGCCCGTCAAATTTCCAATACCACTTACCGTAAACTCAAGGAATGCTTACCCGGTCCCTATACTTTTATTTTACCGGCTAGCAAACAGGTTCCGAAAATTCTGCAAAGCAAAAAAGACACCATCGGTCTTCGTGTGCCTGACAATAAAATAGCTTTAACTCTTGTAAGAGAATTGGGACATCCTATACTCAGTACTTCTTTGCCCGGAGAGTTTGTGGAAGACTATACCGATCCCGAACTGATTTATGAAAAATATAAGAACATTGTAGATATTGTAATTGATGGTGGAATCGGCGGTAGTGTACCCTCTACCATTGTAAACTGTGTTGATGATAGCTTTGAAGTAATTAGAGAAGGTGCCGGCGAATGGATTTAAGCCCTTGAGCTTTTCAGGACTGCTCAATCATTTGGGTTCCTTGATTTCATATATTTATTCTTTTCTTTGCATGTGTAAAACCATTAACCATGAACAACATAAGGCGTTTTTTGCTGAATCACGTATTATTCGTTTTAACAGCTGTAATTTTCTTTACCTCTTGCTCTAACCCGCGCTACATCAATTCTCCGGCCGTACACAATGCAGCTTTTTTTAAAGAACAGGGAGATTTTAAATTTTCTGTGGCAGGAGCTGGTAACCCCGCAAAAATATTCAGCAAGATTGATGACAATGATACGGGAGAAACATTGGATCATTCATTGGGTTTTGACGGACAGGCTGCCGTAGCCGTAACCAACCACTTCATGATTACAGCAGGCGCTATGTATCGCCGTGAACAAGATAAGTACGATAATGACGACCTAAAAATTAGTTCACGCAGTAAAGTAAACTATCACAGGCGCATGTTTGACATTGGGGCTGGCTTTTTCACACCCATAGGGCAAAGTGAAAAAGTTTTCTTTAACGGTGTGTTGGGTGTGGGATTCGGAAGTATGTCTTCGGATGATAATGGGCTACCTTACGATGCAGCCAGATATCGCTCTTACAAAGCAGATTTAATTAAATACTATCTTACTCCTTCCTTCAACTTCTTCTTCAACGATTATCTACGCATGGCAATAGCTCCCAAATTTTCTTTATTAAAGTTGAACAATATTAAAACCAATTATACCACCGAAGAAGAAATTTCATTAGGTTATGAGCATGCCCGCAATCATACTTTCGG encodes the following:
- the slyA gene encoding Transcriptional regulator SlyA, which produces MPNNQFKKSELYSFITGVASTAIARRLQKKFNNAGVNVTIEQWSVLYHLWKEDGISQQELCKATFRDKPSMTRLVDNLEKAGLVKRITAATDRRKNLIVLTEKAKNLQDICYKLAAETVDEALEGVSAAHIEVCKVVLKQVYENLK
- the fadE gene encoding putative acyl-CoA dehydrogenase, which gives rise to MSTTTENTAPIKGAEWLITTSQPAATYTCEDFNEEELMIRDMCTQFLETEILTRLDEIDSMKEGLMASLVQKAGEQGLLAASFPEEYGGLGKDFVTSTIINEYLGAGHSFSVAIAAHTGIGTLPILYFGNEEQKQKYLPKLLTGEWAGAYGLTEPNAGSDALSSKTVAKLSEDGKYYILNGQKCWITNGGFAQVYTVFAKIDGDKFTGFIVERDTEGFTQGSEEQKMGIKGSSTVQLYFQDAKVPVENVLGEIGKGHKIAFNILNIGRLKLCAAALGGAKKAFQTSVAYAKTREQFKQPIANFGAIQHKIAEMAIRIFAAESALYRTAKWIDNLEKQLLAEGKPFNEALLGAAEEYAIECAILKVYGSELLDFVVDEGVQIHGGNGFSAEYNISRAYRDSRINRIYEGTNEINRLLILDMTLKRAMKGRLNLMGPAMQVQSELMSIPDFGAEDEGLFAAEQKLIANFKKAILMVAGAAVQKLMMQIENEQEILMNIADMAIETFHAESVLLRVMKIVEAKGEAHASVYIDIMRTFLYDAADKLNKKGKDAINAFAEGDEQRMILMGLKRFTKADPVNTKDARRRIAHAMIEAEKYFL
- the korB gene encoding 2-oxoglutarate oxidoreductase subunit KorB; the encoded protein is MLPHTAKYSKSHTNVNIRNNTFFSRTFARDLIKMSEVLAPTLTAKDFATDQEVRWCPGCGDYSILAQVQRIMPNLGIPKENIVFISGIGCSSRFPYYMNTYGMHSIHGRATAIATGLKASRPELSVWIVSGDGDGLSIGGNHTIHLLRRNLDVNLLIFNNQIYGLTKGQYSPTSEEHKITKSTPFGSIDHPFNPAALALGANATFVARSMDRDPKHLQAMLIRSHQHKGASFLEIYQNCNIFNDGAFEIFTEKSTKADETLFLEHGQPLIFGAERNKGIRLDGLKPVVVTLGENYSADDLWIHDEQDLYKAQILTRIFDDPHVDGHLPRPFGVFYAVDRPCYEEMMALQIEDAIARKAPDLNALLRGKETWEVA
- the yciO gene encoding putative protein YciO codes for the protein MLLRIHPQNPQDRLIQQVVDVLKRGGIIVYPTDTIYGLGCDIYQVKAVQEICRIKHIDPKKAQLSFVCSDLSHLSDFARQISNTTYRKLKECLPGPYTFILPASKQVPKILQSKKDTIGLRVPDNKIALTLVRELGHPILSTSLPGEFVEDYTDPELIYEKYKNIVDIVIDGGIGGSVPSTIVNCVDDSFEVIREGAGEWI